A single region of the Mycobacterium lentiflavum genome encodes:
- a CDS encoding NADP-dependent isocitrate dehydrogenase gives MSADKPTVIYTLTDEAPLLATYAFLPIVRAFAEPAGIEIKTSDISLAARILAEFPEHLTEEQRVPDNLAELGRLTKLADTNIIKLPNISASVPQLVAAIKELQGKGYKIPDFPQNPKTDEDTEIRERYSKCLGSAVNPVLRQGNSDRRAPNAVKEYARKHPHSMGEWSQASRTHVATMKHGDFYHGEKSMTLDRGRSVKMELETKGGKKIVLKPTVSLRDGDIIDSMFMSKKALCEFYEAEIEDAYETGVMFSLHVKATMMKVSHPIVFGHAVKVFYKDAFAKHQALFDELGVNVNNGLVDLYDKIESLPASQHDEIIRDLHACHEHRPELAMVDSAKGISNFHSPSDVIVDASMPAMIRAGGKMYGADGRQKDTKAVNPESTFARIYQEIINFCKTHGAFDPTTMGTVPNVGLMAQQAEEYGSHDKTFEIPEDGVANIVDLDTGEVLLTQNVEEGDIWRMPIVRDEPIRDWVKLAVTRARNSGMPVVFWLDQERPHESELRKKVNTYLADHDTEGLDIQIMSQERAMRHTIERAMRGQDTIAATGNILRDYLTDLFPILELGTSAKMLSIVPLMAGGGMYETGAGGSAPKHVHQLVEENHLRWDSLGEYLALGACFEDIGIKTDNARAKILAKTLDAAIGKLLDNNKSPSRKTGELDNRGSQFYLALYWAGELAAQTDDEELRKHFASLADSLSKNEESIVGEMAEVQGEPVDIGGYYQPDNEKTTAVMRPSKKFNGLLATSQGSQG, from the coding sequence GTGAGCGCCGATAAGCCGACCGTCATCTACACGCTGACCGACGAGGCGCCGTTGCTGGCGACCTACGCGTTCCTGCCGATCGTGCGGGCCTTCGCCGAGCCGGCCGGCATCGAGATCAAGACCAGCGACATCTCGCTGGCCGCCCGGATCCTCGCCGAGTTCCCCGAGCACCTGACCGAAGAGCAACGGGTCCCGGACAACCTGGCCGAACTGGGCCGACTGACCAAGCTGGCCGACACCAACATCATCAAGCTGCCGAACATCAGCGCTTCGGTACCCCAGCTGGTTGCCGCGATCAAGGAGCTGCAAGGCAAGGGCTACAAGATCCCGGACTTCCCGCAGAACCCGAAGACCGACGAGGACACCGAAATTCGCGAGCGTTATTCGAAATGCCTGGGGAGTGCGGTCAACCCGGTGCTGCGCCAAGGCAACTCGGACCGTCGTGCGCCGAACGCGGTCAAGGAGTACGCGCGCAAGCACCCGCACAGCATGGGGGAGTGGTCTCAGGCATCGCGCACCCACGTCGCGACGATGAAGCATGGCGACTTCTATCACGGCGAGAAGTCGATGACGCTGGACCGCGGGCGCAGCGTGAAGATGGAGCTGGAGACCAAGGGCGGCAAGAAGATCGTGCTCAAGCCCACGGTGTCGCTGCGCGACGGCGACATCATCGACAGCATGTTCATGAGCAAAAAGGCGCTCTGCGAGTTCTACGAAGCAGAGATAGAGGACGCCTACGAGACCGGAGTGATGTTCTCGTTGCACGTCAAGGCGACGATGATGAAGGTCTCCCACCCCATCGTCTTCGGGCACGCGGTGAAGGTCTTCTACAAGGACGCCTTCGCCAAGCATCAGGCGCTGTTCGACGAACTCGGCGTCAACGTCAACAACGGATTGGTCGATCTGTACGACAAGATCGAGTCGCTGCCGGCGTCGCAGCACGACGAGATCATCCGTGACCTGCATGCCTGCCACGAGCACCGTCCCGAACTGGCCATGGTCGATTCGGCCAAGGGCATCAGCAACTTTCACTCGCCCAGCGACGTGATCGTGGATGCGTCGATGCCGGCGATGATCCGCGCCGGCGGCAAGATGTACGGCGCCGACGGACGGCAGAAGGACACCAAGGCCGTCAACCCCGAGTCGACCTTTGCCCGGATCTATCAGGAGATCATCAACTTCTGCAAGACGCACGGCGCCTTCGACCCGACCACGATGGGCACCGTCCCCAACGTCGGGCTGATGGCCCAGCAGGCCGAAGAGTATGGCTCCCATGACAAGACGTTCGAGATCCCCGAGGACGGTGTCGCCAACATCGTCGACCTCGACACCGGCGAAGTCCTGCTGACCCAGAACGTGGAAGAAGGCGACATCTGGCGGATGCCCATCGTCCGGGACGAACCGATCCGCGACTGGGTCAAGCTGGCCGTCACGCGGGCGCGTAACTCGGGCATGCCGGTGGTGTTCTGGCTGGACCAGGAGCGGCCGCACGAAAGCGAGCTGCGCAAGAAGGTCAACACCTATCTGGCCGACCACGACACCGAGGGCCTCGACATCCAGATCATGTCGCAGGAACGGGCCATGCGGCACACCATCGAGCGTGCCATGCGCGGGCAGGACACCATCGCCGCGACCGGAAACATCTTGCGCGACTACCTCACTGACCTGTTCCCGATCCTGGAGCTGGGCACCAGCGCCAAGATGCTGTCCATTGTGCCGTTGATGGCCGGCGGCGGCATGTACGAAACCGGAGCCGGTGGTTCGGCGCCAAAGCACGTACACCAGCTGGTCGAGGAGAACCATCTGCGCTGGGACTCCCTTGGCGAATACCTGGCTCTCGGAGCGTGTTTCGAAGACATCGGGATCAAGACCGACAACGCGCGCGCCAAGATTCTGGCCAAGACGCTGGACGCCGCCATCGGCAAGTTGTTGGACAACAACAAGAGTCCGTCCCGCAAGACCGGCGAACTCGACAACCGGGGCAGCCAGTTCTATCTGGCCCTGTACTGGGCCGGCGAACTTGCCGCGCAAACCGACGATGAAGAGCTGCGCAAACACTTTGCCTCGCTGGCCGATTCGTTAAGCAAGAACGAGGAATCCATCGTGGGCGAAATGGCCGAGGTACAAGGCGAACCGGTCGACATCGGCGGTTACTACCAGCCGGACAACGAGAAGACTACTGCCGTGATGCGGCCGAGCAAGAAGTTCAATGGATTGCTAGCGACTTCGCAGGGCTCCCAAGGCTAG
- a CDS encoding NADP-dependent isocitrate dehydrogenase, whose translation MPNAPKIKVKGTVVELDGDEMTRVIWKMIKEMLIFPHLDINVDYYDLGIEHRDRTDDQVTIDAAYAIKKHGVGVKCATITPDEARVTEFNLKKMWLSPNGTIRNILGGTIFREPIVISNVPRLVPGWTKPIVIGRHAFGDQYRSTNFKVDQPGTVAITFTPADGGDPVVHEMVDIPENGGVVMGMYNFRDSIRDFARASFAYGLNAKWPVYLSTKNTILKAYDGMFKDEFQRIYDEEFKAQFEAEGLTYEHRLIDDMVAACLKWDGGYVWACKNYDGDVQSDTVAQGYGSLGLMTSVLMTADGKTVEAEAAHGTVTRHYRQYQAGKPTSTNPIASIFAWTRGLQHRGKLDDTPAVIDFAKTLESVVIATVESGKMTKDLAILIGPDQKWQQSEEFLASIAENLQKALAR comes from the coding sequence ATGCCTAACGCACCCAAGATCAAAGTCAAGGGCACCGTAGTCGAGCTCGACGGTGACGAGATGACCCGCGTCATCTGGAAGATGATCAAGGAAATGCTGATCTTTCCGCACCTCGACATCAACGTGGACTACTACGACCTGGGCATCGAACACCGAGACCGCACCGACGACCAGGTGACGATCGATGCGGCGTATGCCATCAAGAAGCATGGTGTGGGTGTCAAGTGCGCCACGATAACTCCCGACGAGGCGCGCGTCACCGAGTTCAACCTCAAAAAGATGTGGCTTTCGCCGAACGGGACGATTCGAAACATACTGGGCGGCACCATCTTCCGTGAGCCGATCGTGATCTCGAACGTGCCTCGCCTGGTGCCGGGCTGGACCAAGCCGATTGTCATCGGCCGTCACGCATTCGGCGACCAGTACCGGTCGACAAACTTCAAGGTCGACCAACCCGGCACTGTCGCAATCACATTCACGCCCGCCGACGGCGGCGACCCGGTCGTGCACGAGATGGTGGACATCCCCGAGAACGGTGGCGTCGTGATGGGGATGTACAACTTCCGCGACTCCATCCGCGACTTCGCCCGGGCGTCATTCGCGTACGGGCTCAACGCCAAATGGCCGGTATACCTGTCGACGAAGAACACCATCCTCAAGGCCTACGACGGCATGTTCAAAGACGAGTTTCAGCGCATCTACGACGAGGAGTTCAAGGCGCAGTTCGAAGCCGAGGGGCTGACCTACGAGCACCGGCTGATCGACGACATGGTGGCCGCCTGCCTGAAGTGGGACGGCGGCTACGTCTGGGCCTGCAAGAACTACGACGGTGACGTCCAGTCCGACACCGTCGCGCAGGGTTACGGCTCGCTGGGGCTGATGACCTCGGTGCTGATGACGGCCGACGGCAAAACGGTCGAGGCCGAGGCCGCTCACGGCACTGTCACCCGGCACTACCGGCAGTATCAGGCGGGCAAGCCGACGTCGACCAACCCGATCGCCTCGATCTTCGCCTGGACGCGCGGACTGCAGCACCGCGGCAAGCTGGACGACACGCCTGCCGTCATCGACTTCGCCAAGACGCTGGAATCCGTCGTCATCGCCACCGTGGAGAGCGGCAAGATGACCAAGGACCTCGCGATCCTGATCGGACCCGACCAGAAGTGGCAGCAGAGCGAGGAGTTCCTCGCCTCGATCGCCGAGAACCTGCAGAAGGCTTTAGCCCGATAG